The stretch of DNA CATCGCCAACCGCATTTTTGAAGTCACCGGCAGCCGCGCCACCGCCACCCACTATGGCTTTGACCGCTACTGGCGCGACCTGCGCACCTTCACCCTCCACGACCCCGCCGATTACAAACTGCGCGACGTCGGCAACTGGTTCCTCAACGGCATTTACCCCACCCCGACGCAATATTCTTGACCTCCCGTAGGTTAGGCATTGCCCACCCCTCCCCTGGCGATCGCCGCTTCTCTCTCCACCCCTTTGTTCTCACTCTCAAGCTCTCTACGAAAAGATCCGCCATGGCCAACTCCAGCCTGCTCAACGCTCCCGCCAGACCCGCCAACGATGCCCGCAATCTCTTCATCGTTACCCTGCCCACCCTGCTGGGGTTGGTCTGCCTCCTAGGACTCATTTTTCTGGAGGTAACGGTGTCCAAAGCATTCCTCGGCAGCAACGAAACCTTCTGGACGCAAGTTATCCACAGTTCTAGCCACAGTGGAGCTTGCTCTGCGCTGACCTCAACCAACCAGGTACTGGGTAGATGATGCCGCCACCCCTGAGCCCGCCGCCGAGTCTTGTTTAAACCTACCTGGCAGAACCATGACCCAAACCCTGACACCCCCCACCCCCCACCCCTCTCCCTCCTGGCTAGAAGGTCGGCCCCGACTATGACCAGCTCTTTCGCTAGAGCTGTGGTCTGACCCCAGCCCCAAGTTTGCCGGGCTCTTCCATAGTGCTTCATTCTCTCCCGGCTTTTCCTCGTCTCGTTTAGCTCTGCTGGGAATTGGTTAAGTCCATCGCCAGTTCCCAGCATTTTCCTGACTTTTACTTAGTTGTTCTGACGCAGTGCTTGGCGATGAATCTTTTTTCTAGTGTTCTGTCCTCTCTGTTCAATTGGCTTTCCGTGAGTCTGGGTCGAAGATCGCTCATGCGGCGCAGTCTGTGGGCCATACTGGCCACCTTCTCGGTGGTGGTGCTGCACAGCTGTGCCCAACCCTCTGGCTCTGGCGGCACCGCTGCCGCCCCTAGCGCCGTGCGCGTAGACTTTGCCTACTACAACCCCGTCAGCCTGGTGCTGAAAGAGAAAGGCTGGCTCGAAGAAGACCTGGCCCAGGACAATGTGGCCGTCGAGTGGACTCAGAGCCAGGGCAGCAACAAAGCCCTTGAGTTGCTCAACAGCCGCAGCATCGACTTTGGCTCCACCGCCGGAGCGGCGGCCCTGCTGGGCAAAGCCAACGGCAACCCGATCAAATCGGTCTACGTCTACTCCAAACCGGAGTGGACGGCCCTGGTCACCCGCCCCGACAGCGGCATCACCAAAGTTGAAGACCTGAAGGGCAAACGAGTGGCCGCCACCAAAGGCACTGACCCCCACATTTTCTTGCTGCGCGCCCTCGATCAAGTAGGCCTCTCAGAAAGTGACCTGGAAGTGGTGCAGCTCCAGCATGCCGATGGCCGCACCGCCCTGGAGCGCGGCGATGTGGATGCCTGGGCCGGTCTTGACCCCCACATGGCCAGAACCGAGTTGGAGAATGGCTCCAGTCTGTTCTTTCGCAACCCTGACCTGAACACCTACGGCGTGCTCAACGTGCGCGAAGAGTTTGCCAACACCTACCCCACCTACGTCGAGCGGGTGCTCGCCGCCTACGAAAAGGCCCGCCAATGGTCCCTCGAAAACCCAGCGGAGCTAGAAGCGATCCTCGCCAACGCCGCTGGCTTGGAAAAGAACGTCGCTGCCAAACAGCTGGAGCGCACCGATCTGTCCAACAGCGTCATTGGCACCGTCCACAAAAACACCATCCTCGCCTCCGGCGACGTGCTGAAGAAGAGCGGCGTGATTCCCTCTGATACAGACGTGAATGCCGTAGTGGATTCGCTGATCGATCCGCAGTTTATTGAGAAGGTGGCGGTGAGGTAGGGGAGTAGGGGGTGGGGGGTAGGGAGTAGGGGGTGGTGAATCTGTTACTGCACTATTCTCTCCCCCGCCCACTCCATCACATCCTCCCCACCCACCTCTCACTCCCCACCCCTTACCCCTCACTCCCCACCCCCTACCCCTCGCCCCCATGGTCGCCCCTGCATCCCAAACCCCAATTACTACAGCTCCTTCCCTTTGGCGGCGCTGGTTCTCTGGCGACGGCTGGATCTCCCTGGCCTCGGTAGCTACGGTGCTGGGGCTGTGGTGGGTGGCTAGCCATGCGGGGTGGGTGAGTTCGCTGTTTTTGCCGACCCCAGAGGCGGTGATTCGGGCGTTTGTGGACATTGTGGTGAATGGCTACAAGGGCGTGCCGCTGCTCTTTCACATTTGGGACAGCCTCTACCGATTGGGTATTGCGCTGGTTTTGGCGGTTGCGATCGCAGTTCCTCTCGGCATGGCCTGCGGAGCCTCGGACAAGTTGCGGGCCGTGGTTGAGCCGCTAATTGAGTTCTACCGCCCCCTGCCCCCGCTGGCCTACTACACTCTGCTGGTGATCTGGCTGGGCATTGAAAATGCGTCAAAGATCGCCCTGTTGTTTTTGGCGGCCTTTGCGCCCTTGTTTATTGCGGCGGTGGCCGGAGTGCAGCGGGTACCCCGCGATCGCATCCTCGGCTCCCAATCTTTGGGTGCCAACCGCTGGCAGATCTTTCGCTACGTGATTTTTCCGTCGGTGCTGCCCGATTTATTTACCGGGCTGCGCACCGCCATTGGGTTTGCCTACACCACTCTGGTAGCCGCTGAGATGGTAGCCGCCGTCTCCGGCATCGGCTGGATGGTGCTCGATGCCAGCAAATTCCTCCGCAGTGACGTGATTTTTGTCGGCATTTTCATCATGGGCGGCATCGCCGTGGCACTGGACTGGCTGCTGCGCTGGGTGATGCGATCGCATTTGACCTGGGTGGGGAGGGAGTAGGGGGTAGGGAGTGGGGAGTGGGGGTAGATGAGTTGGTTTGTCGCTTAACCCAAGTTCCTACCCCCTACCCCTCAAACCCTTACCCCTCACCCTCCACCCCCTACCCCTTACCCCCCACTCCCTACCCCAAAAAGGACACACGCTATGCCTCTGAAACGACGACATTTTTTGTACGGAATGGCCGGTGTTACTGTGCCATTGATTGCGGCGAGTTGCGCTGGCACCACCAATGCTCCATCGAATAATGCGGCGGGTACAGCTAGTGCTGGGGGCGATTCTGGCAGCGCTGCACCCAGTACAATCCGCATTGGCTACCAGGTGATTCCCAATGCCGAGCTGTTGGCCAAGGCGCTGGGTTTAACCGAAAAAGCATTCCCCAACAGCACGGTGCAGTACTCCAGCTTTGACTCGGGGCGCGATGTTAACACCGCCTTTGCCGCCAACGGTATCGATTTTGGCCTGGCGGGGTCGGTGCCGGTCGCCGTCGGTATTTCCCAGGGGTTGCCCTACGAGGTGTATTTCATCCACGACGTAATTGGCGATGCCGAGGCGCTGGTCGTGCGTAATGGCATTACCACCACCAAGGATTTGACCGGCAAGAAGGTAGCCGTGCCCTTTGGTTCCACCACCCACTTCAGCCTGCTGGCCCTGTTGGATCAAGACGGCGTCGACCCGGCTGGTCTGACGCTTCTAGATTTGCAGCCCCAGGATCTAGTGGCCGCCTGGCAGCGGGGCGACATCGATGCCGCCTATGTATGGGAGCCCCACCTGACTCGACTGGTGGGTGATGGCGGCACAGTGATCCTCACCTCCGCAGACTTGGCCGATCGCGGTGTGCTCACCGCCGACGTGGGGCTGGTGAGCAAAGCCTTTGCCCAAAATCACACCGATGCCCTGCGGCGGTACGTAGGGGTGCTAGATGAGGCGGTGGAGTTTTATCGAGCCAACCCCCAGCAGGCGGCAGAGGCGCTCGCTAAGGAGCTGGGACTCACGCCCGAGGAGTCGCTGGCCAGCTCCAAGGGCATCATCTGGCTGACCTCTACAGAACAGGCCGATGCCAAGTTTTTGGGTAAGTCAGGACAACCCGGAGCCTTTGCTCAAGTGCTAAAAGATTCCGCCGATTTTCTGGTAGGCCAAAAGGCGATCGATAAAGCGGCTGATTTGGCTACCTTTCAGCAACATCTGCGTACCGACACGCTTAAAACTTGAGGAAGCAACTTAAGTTTTGAATTCAGAATTTCTCCTCTGGAGACGCTACGCGAACAAAACTCAAAATTCAAAACTGAGAACTCAACACTCACCCCTCCCCCAGGCCCCTAACCATGTCCTTCTCCAGCCGCGTAACTAGCACCACTCCTGTCCCCAGACCACCTTCGTCGCAAGAGGTGGTGGTGGCATTGCGGGATATTGACCTGCGCTTTGGCCAGGGTGCTCAGAGCGTGGAGGCGTTGCGAAGCATCAATTTAGACCTCACTGCCGGGGATTTTGTCTGCGTGCTGGGGGCCTCGGGCTGCGGTAAAACCTCCCTCCTGCGGGTGCTAGCGGGCTACCAGGCTCCCACCGCTGGGGTGGTTTACATCGACGGCAAGTTCCACAATGCCCCCAACGCCGATGTGGGGGTTGTGTTTCAACGGCCCAACCTGTTGCCCTGGCTCACCATTGCCGACAATGTAGGCTTTGGCCCCAAAATGCAGGGTGAACCCGACCTCACCCGCAAGCAGCGGGTTTCCCATTACCTCGATCTGGTAGGTCTGAGCGAAGCCAGTCAGCGCCTGCCCCACCAGCTCTCGGGGGGGATGCGACAAAGGGCTGCGATCGCCTGCACCCTGGCCGCCAACCCCCGCGTCGTGCTGATGGACGAGCCCTTTGGTGCCCTCGACGCCCTCACCCGCGAATCAATGCAGCTACACCTGCGCAAAATCTGGCAGCAAACCCAAAAAACCATCTTCTTCATCACCCACGACGTGGAAGAAGCCCTGATTCTGTCCACTCGGATTGTGGTTATGCACGCTCGCCCTGGCCGCATTGCCGAGCAAATTGCCAATCCCTTCCGCGACGTCCTCGACACCATGAGTATTACCGACCTGCGCACTATGCCAGAGTTTATTCGCCTGCGGCAGCGGCTCGTGTCGGCGATCCACTCGGTAGGGAGTGGATAAGTAGGGGGTAGGGAGTAGGGGGTGGGGAGTCGTCAATTGACAAACTATTACACCTTATCCCGCCCCACACCCATCCACCCCACACCCATCCACCCCTCACCCCTCACACCCCACTCCCCATCCACCCATGACCCTCACCCTCCCCCGCAACCCCACCAAGCCTCGCCTCGCCATCCCCCGCCCCCTCCAGGGCTGGCTGCTTCCCGTTGTGTTAGTGCTGCTGTGGGAGCTAGTGTCCCGGCTGGGCCTAGTAGCCCCTAACCTGCTGCCTGCTCCGACCACGGTGTTGGAGACTGTCGTTGACCTGGCTCGCAGCGGTGCACTGTTTCGCCACGTGGGTATTACCCTCTACCGGGTGATTTTGGGGTTTGGCCTTGGCACTCTAGTGGCCACGGTGCTGGGAGCGCTGACGGGCTATTCTCGCGTTGCCCACGCCTACCTCGACCCGCTGCTGCAAGCCCTGCGAAACATTCCCTCGATCGCCTGGGTGCCGCTGTTTATTCTCTGGCTGGGCATCTACGAAAGCTCGAAGATCGCCCTGATTGCCGTAGGAGTGTTTTTCCCTGTCTACCTGAATTTGATGAGCGGGGTGCAGGGGGTCGATCGCAAGCTGGTAGAGGTGGGTCAAATCTATCGCCTCAACCAGTGGCAGCTGGTGCAGCGGGTTTTCTTTCCGGCCACGTTACCGGCCTACCTGGTCGGGCTTCGCAATGGCCTGGGCCTGGGCTGGATGTTTGTGGTCGCCGCCGAACTCATGGGCGCAAGTCAGGGGTTGGGCTACCTGTTGATCGATGGCCAAACTACGGGACGGCCGGCCATCATCATCGCCAGCATCGTGCTGTTTGCCCTCTTAGGAAAACTGACCGATTCAGGATTATCAGCCATTAATAAGCGACTGCTGCACTGGCAAGATTCCTATGGTGCAGGGTAGAGAGAATTTTGGATTTTGGATTTTAGATTGCCGATGCTTCCTTCCAAAATCCAAAATCGCAAATCCAAAATTCCCCAGGGCAGACACATAGGTCTGCCCCTACCCCCCACCCATCCACCCCTTACCCCCACCCCCCCAATGCTTCACATCAAAAACGTCCACAAACAATTCGCCAATGGCTTCCTGGCCCTGGAGGGGATCGACCTGACCATTCAGCCGGGGGAAATCGTCAGCCTAGTGGGTACCAGCGGCTGCGGCAAGAGCACACTGCTGCGGATTTTGGCGGGGCTAGATTTTCCCACCCTGGGGGAGGTCAGCATTGAGGGTGAACCAATTGCTGGCCCGCACCCCAAGGTGGGGCTGATCTTCCAAGAGGCGAGGCTGATGCCCTGGCTGACGGTCGCAGACAACATCAAGTTTGGTCTCCACGGCTTGCCCCCGCTGGAGCGGCAGTGGCGCACCCAGCAGGTGTTACAGAAAGTGCACCTCAGCAAGTTTGCTGAGTCGTTGCCCCGGCAGCTGTCGGGGGGCATGGCCCAGCGGGTGGCGATCGCCCGCGCCCTGGTCACCCAGCCCGATATTTTGCTGCTCGACGAGCCCTTCAGCGCCCTCGATGCCTTTACCCGCGCCCAGCTGCAAGACCACCTGCTGGATATTTGGGAGGGCGACTACCCGACGCTGCTGCTGGTCACCCACGACATTGAAGAGGCCCTGGTGCTCAGCGATCGCATTATCGTGCTGCGCCCCCACCCCGGTCGCATCCACCGTGAGCTGAGGGTAGATTTGCCCCGACCCCGGCGGCGCAGCAGCCCAGAGTTTCAGCGCCTGAAGGAGCAGTTGATTGGGGAGCTAGATCTGACGCCGGAGCTGGATTTGGTGGAGTTGTGAGGGGTAGGGGGTAGGGAGTGGGGAGTGGGGAGTGGTGCGTAGGGGCAGACCTGGGTGTCTGCCCTCACCTTTGGAAACAGAGGAATGTTCAAAGTCCAAAATCCAAAATTTCTTGAGGTTGAATTATGACAAAAATTGTTGCGATCGCCAGTAGCCCGTCCCACCCCTCCCGCTCCTACGCGGTGCTGGAGGAAGCGCAGAAACTCTTAAAAGCTCAGGGCGCTGAGCTAGAGATTTTGTTGGTGCGCGATCTGCCAGCGGAAGATTTGCTCCACGCCCGGTTTGATAGTGCGGCCATCAATGCCGCCACGGCCCAAGTCACCGATGCCGATGCGGTGATCATTTCGACACCCGTGTACAAAGCCGCCTACACCGGCATTCTCAAAGCCTTCCTCGACCTGCTGCCCCAAAAGGCGTTGGTGGGCAAACCCATCCTCCCCATCGCTACCGGAGGAACGCTGGCACATCTGCTGGCGATCGACTACGCCCTCAACCCCGTGCTCGGCGTCCTCGGTGCCACCCACATTCTCCAGGGCGTCTACCTGGTCGATAGCCAGTTCCAACGCCTAGAAACCGGCGGCATTGAACTTAACGACCCCGAACTGCAAACCCGCTTCCACAGCGCCCTGACCGAACTCACCCATGCCGTCCCAGCCCGAGTTCCTACTACCGTGTGACTGTGGGGAGTGGGGAGTGGGGAGTATTGCTCGAACTTCTACTAAGTGTTCCCAGGCCCCCCTAACCCATCCAACCCTTTACCCCTCACCCCCTACCCCTCACCTCCTACCCCCTACCCCTTCCATGACCACCACCCTCCGCCGCCCTACCCCTCGCCTCTCCCTTCCCTGGGATCGCATCCTCCCCTGGGCCGTCCCAGTTGGGCTTATTCTGCTATGGCAACTCCTGGCCCAGGTGGGTGTCATCAACAGCCGTATCCTACCCGCCCCCACCGATGTGGTGCGGGCCGCTGTTCGCCTCACCCTCAGCGGCGAACTGTTCAGGCACGTTGCCATTAGCACCTGGCGGGCCGTGGTTGGGTTTCTCATTGGTGGCAGCATTGGGCTATTTTTCGGCGTGCTCAACGGTGTCTCCCGCCCCGCCGAGCTGCTGGCCGACAGCTCCATTCAAATGATTCGCAACATTCCCCACCTGGCCATGATTCCCCTGGTCATCCTCTGGTTTGGCATCGGCGATGAGGCACGGATTTTTTTGGTGGCGCTGGGGGTGCTGTTTCCGATTTACGTCAACACCTTCTACGGCATTCGCGCCATCGACCCAGGGCTGATTGAAATGGGCCGCGTCTATGGTCTCAGCCGCCGCGAACTGTTTTCTCAGGTGATATTACCCGGCGCGTTGCCCAGCATTTTAGTCGGCCTGCGCTACGCCCTGGGCAACATGTGGCTCACCCTAATTGTGGCCGAAACCATCGCCGCCAGCTCGGGCATAGGCTACATGGCCATGAACGCCCGCGAATTTATGCAAACCGACGTTGTTGTCGTCGCCATTTTGCTCTACGCCCTGCTCGGCAAACTCGCCGACTCCGCCGTCCGCTGGCTGGAGAAAGTCACCATTGCCTGGCACCCGAGTCAGAATTTGAAGTGAGTAGGGAGTGGGGAGTGGGGAGTGGGGAGTAGTCCTGAGCTTCTAACCAGTACTTCTTCAACCATCTACCCCTTATACCCTCCCTTACCCATCCACCCCCTACCCCTTACCCCCATACCCCACCCCCCAACCCACCCCCCAACCATGACCCAAACCTCCCACACCCCAACCCACACCACTGATGCCACGGGCACTCACGTTTGGCTAAACGGCGTCACCAAAGCCTTTGGCAATATAACGGTGCTCGACAACTTTAGTCTCGAAATTTTGCCCGGTGAGTTTGTTGCTGTAGTGGGTAAAAGCGGCTGCGGCAAAAGCACCTTGCTGCGCCTGCTGGCGGGGCTAGAAACACCGACCCACGGAGAAATCGTCCTCGATGGTCAGCGTTTGAATGGGCTAAATGCTAAAGCACGGGTGATGTTTCAAGACTCTCGATTGCTGCCCTGGCGCAAGGTGATTGAAAATGTCGCCCTGGGTCTCAAAGAACAGACCCGCCCTCGCAGCCACTGGGCCTTGCAGCAGGTGGGGCTAGACAGCCGTGCCCAAGATTGGACGACGGTACTATCGGGTGGTCAACAACAGCGCGTAGCCCTGGCTCGGGCACTGGTCACCCAACCCCACCTACTGCTGCTCGACGAACCCTTAGGGGCACTCGATGCCCTAACCCGCATTGACATGCAGCGCTTGATCGAAACGCTTTGGCAAGAGCAGCAGTTTACTGCGTTGTTAGTGACCCATGATGTTGAAGAAGCGGTGATGCTGGGCGATCGCGTCATTGTCATTCAGAATGGCCGCATTGAACTTGATGTGCCGGTTTACTTGCCCCGCCCACGCAACTTGGCCGACCCAGAACTCACCCGGCTTAAGCAGAAGGTGCTCAACCAAATTCTGCGCAACTGACTTTGTACGGACATAAGGCTGGGCTTAACCGCCTATGAAATTATCTACGCTTTGCCTAGGAGATTGGGTATATTCCTTATATTGTTGGCTTGCTATTTTTACGATGTGTCTAGCGAATGCGATCGCCTCTTTCCTACCTTGCTTGTCATAAATCAACCTCACCGTCTCACTCCCCGCCACCAGCATCAGCGTTACCTCTTTAGCCGAGCACCCATCCCGCAACGCCCGCTGCGCCACTCGCAGTTCCAAACTCGCTGCTGGCAACCCCGCCGAGTAGTGCTCCCACCGCGCCAATAGCTGCTCCCTCGAATTCACCTTTGGCGAGTCCGAGGCATCTAGTTGATTCCGCTCTCGTCCAACCGTCCTTCCAATCGCTCTAGCGACGCGATCAACGGCTGCTGCAAGGCCGACTCGGTCTTGAGTTGCCCGTTCCAACTGCTCGAGGCCGCAATTAACCGCCGCAACTGCTCCTGCAAGGTCGCCTGCGCATCGGAGTAAGTCTCGTCGCTGACGATACGCTGCAATTGCGCGACCAAGAGCCCCAAGCTCTGGTTCCAGTGCTGCGGTAACGCCGCTAAATCCTCCCCCAAGGTCTGGACGTGGTCTTCGAGGTGCAGAACTCGCAGCGTGTTCACGCAGATCTCGACCCGCAGCGGCTCTAAGCTGTTCTGCAACACGCTGGCCAATACGCTCTCCCACTGCTCTGGGGTCAAAGCGGGGGATGGGTTCTGGTTGCCGTTGTTCCCGTTGTTCATGCTGTCCATAGGTGATCACCTGTTGAGTTAATGGCACGTAGTCACTCACGTTCTCCTTGGCCCGCGACACCTGGGCCAGTCGCACCAGATCGGCCTGGCTAGTGGTGTACAGGGTCACTGCCCGCTTGGCTCTGGAAATCGCCACATAAAACGCTTCTCGATTCGTCGTTTCGCCCAGCAGCGCCAGTACCCGCTCCGCCGTCTTGCCCTGGCTGCTATAGGTGGTGTTCACCCAGGCGTAGTCGATGTACTGATTTCCGCTGAGGTTGATAGTTGAGGTTTGCCCTGCCCCATCTCGAACCACTGCCGTCCCATCCGCCTCCAGCCCCGTCACTACAAACCCCTGGCCATTACGGATTCCGGCTTGGGAGTTGTTGCGTGTCCACTTGAGCTTGTCGCCCACCGCCACCGAAATCGATTGCGTCGTGTACACCGTCTTTCGAGGAGACAGGGCAGGATTGATCGACAGTACTGACCCGTTCGGCGTCTCCAGCACCACCTGCTGAGCTTCGGGATTCACCGCGATCACCCGGTACTGCTCACCTCTGATCAACCCCTGCTTCCGGTAATCCTGAATTGGCACCAGCACATCACCCACGGAATAGGCTCTGGGATAGCTGGCTTGGGCTGTGGTCAGATCCTTGCGACGCAAA from Leptolyngbya sp. KIOST-1 encodes:
- a CDS encoding ABC transporter ATP-binding protein, whose protein sequence is MLHIKNVHKQFANGFLALEGIDLTIQPGEIVSLVGTSGCGKSTLLRILAGLDFPTLGEVSIEGEPIAGPHPKVGLIFQEARLMPWLTVADNIKFGLHGLPPLERQWRTQQVLQKVHLSKFAESLPRQLSGGMAQRVAIARALVTQPDILLLDEPFSALDAFTRAQLQDHLLDIWEGDYPTLLLVTHDIEEALVLSDRIIVLRPHPGRIHRELRVDLPRPRRRSSPEFQRLKEQLIGELDLTPELDLVEL
- a CDS encoding ATP-binding cassette domain-containing protein, translating into MTQTSHTPTHTTDATGTHVWLNGVTKAFGNITVLDNFSLEILPGEFVAVVGKSGCGKSTLLRLLAGLETPTHGEIVLDGQRLNGLNAKARVMFQDSRLLPWRKVIENVALGLKEQTRPRSHWALQQVGLDSRAQDWTTVLSGGQQQRVALARALVTQPHLLLLDEPLGALDALTRIDMQRLIETLWQEQQFTALLVTHDVEEAVMLGDRVIVIQNGRIELDVPVYLPRPRNLADPELTRLKQKVLNQILRN
- a CDS encoding ABC transporter substrate-binding protein encodes the protein MPLKRRHFLYGMAGVTVPLIAASCAGTTNAPSNNAAGTASAGGDSGSAAPSTIRIGYQVIPNAELLAKALGLTEKAFPNSTVQYSSFDSGRDVNTAFAANGIDFGLAGSVPVAVGISQGLPYEVYFIHDVIGDAEALVVRNGITTTKDLTGKKVAVPFGSTTHFSLLALLDQDGVDPAGLTLLDLQPQDLVAAWQRGDIDAAYVWEPHLTRLVGDGGTVILTSADLADRGVLTADVGLVSKAFAQNHTDALRRYVGVLDEAVEFYRANPQQAAEALAKELGLTPEESLASSKGIIWLTSTEQADAKFLGKSGQPGAFAQVLKDSADFLVGQKAIDKAADLATFQQHLRTDTLKT
- a CDS encoding ABC transporter permease — translated: MVAPASQTPITTAPSLWRRWFSGDGWISLASVATVLGLWWVASHAGWVSSLFLPTPEAVIRAFVDIVVNGYKGVPLLFHIWDSLYRLGIALVLAVAIAVPLGMACGASDKLRAVVEPLIEFYRPLPPLAYYTLLVIWLGIENASKIALLFLAAFAPLFIAAVAGVQRVPRDRILGSQSLGANRWQIFRYVIFPSVLPDLFTGLRTAIGFAYTTLVAAEMVAAVSGIGWMVLDASKFLRSDVIFVGIFIMGGIAVALDWLLRWVMRSHLTWVGRE
- the ssuE gene encoding NADPH-dependent FMN reductase, which encodes MTKIVAIASSPSHPSRSYAVLEEAQKLLKAQGAELEILLVRDLPAEDLLHARFDSAAINAATAQVTDADAVIISTPVYKAAYTGILKAFLDLLPQKALVGKPILPIATGGTLAHLLAIDYALNPVLGVLGATHILQGVYLVDSQFQRLETGGIELNDPELQTRFHSALTELTHAVPARVPTTV
- a CDS encoding aliphatic sulfonate ABC transporter substrate-binding protein, with product MRRSLWAILATFSVVVLHSCAQPSGSGGTAAAPSAVRVDFAYYNPVSLVLKEKGWLEEDLAQDNVAVEWTQSQGSNKALELLNSRSIDFGSTAGAAALLGKANGNPIKSVYVYSKPEWTALVTRPDSGITKVEDLKGKRVAATKGTDPHIFLLRALDQVGLSESDLEVVQLQHADGRTALERGDVDAWAGLDPHMARTELENGSSLFFRNPDLNTYGVLNVREEFANTYPTYVERVLAAYEKARQWSLENPAELEAILANAAGLEKNVAAKQLERTDLSNSVIGTVHKNTILASGDVLKKSGVIPSDTDVNAVVDSLIDPQFIEKVAVR
- the ssuC gene encoding aliphatic sulfonate ABC transporter permease SsuC is translated as MTTTLRRPTPRLSLPWDRILPWAVPVGLILLWQLLAQVGVINSRILPAPTDVVRAAVRLTLSGELFRHVAISTWRAVVGFLIGGSIGLFFGVLNGVSRPAELLADSSIQMIRNIPHLAMIPLVILWFGIGDEARIFLVALGVLFPIYVNTFYGIRAIDPGLIEMGRVYGLSRRELFSQVILPGALPSILVGLRYALGNMWLTLIVAETIAASSGIGYMAMNAREFMQTDVVVVAILLYALLGKLADSAVRWLEKVTIAWHPSQNLK
- a CDS encoding ABC transporter permease, whose amino-acid sequence is MTLTLPRNPTKPRLAIPRPLQGWLLPVVLVLLWELVSRLGLVAPNLLPAPTTVLETVVDLARSGALFRHVGITLYRVILGFGLGTLVATVLGALTGYSRVAHAYLDPLLQALRNIPSIAWVPLFILWLGIYESSKIALIAVGVFFPVYLNLMSGVQGVDRKLVEVGQIYRLNQWQLVQRVFFPATLPAYLVGLRNGLGLGWMFVVAAELMGASQGLGYLLIDGQTTGRPAIIIASIVLFALLGKLTDSGLSAINKRLLHWQDSYGAG
- a CDS encoding ABC transporter ATP-binding protein, producing MSFSSRVTSTTPVPRPPSSQEVVVALRDIDLRFGQGAQSVEALRSINLDLTAGDFVCVLGASGCGKTSLLRVLAGYQAPTAGVVYIDGKFHNAPNADVGVVFQRPNLLPWLTIADNVGFGPKMQGEPDLTRKQRVSHYLDLVGLSEASQRLPHQLSGGMRQRAAIACTLAANPRVVLMDEPFGALDALTRESMQLHLRKIWQQTQKTIFFITHDVEEALILSTRIVVMHARPGRIAEQIANPFRDVLDTMSITDLRTMPEFIRLRQRLVSAIHSVGSG